In Coregonus clupeaformis isolate EN_2021a chromosome 7, ASM2061545v1, whole genome shotgun sequence, one genomic interval encodes:
- the penkb gene encoding proenkephalin b, with protein MAVSMRSCWTLALSACLVLTVSADCGADCAYCIHHLQLQKTDINSLTCTLECEGALSPKKSWELCEDVLQARNADSPTEEDKATTETSKLDNNDPHQLVKKYGGFMKRYGGFMKKTAELYGPEPDDVDHGREILFKRYGGFMKKSGEPEDTLSLLRELMRNVDGGDGGVEKRYGGFLRSARQSSDLENGIQELQKRYGGFMRRVGRPKWREEQKRYGGFLNKRAWGEEEEDEMEKERVELEDVPDVVEKRYGGFLGY; from the exons ATGGCGGTATCTATGCGTTCCTGCTGGACGCTGGCTCTGAGCGCGTGCCTTGTGTTGACGGTGAGTGCGGACTGCGGGGCAGACTGCGCATATTGTATTCATCACCTACAACTTCAAAAGACAGACATCAACTCTCTC ACATGTACGTTAGAGTGTGAAGGAGCTCTTAGCCCCAAGAAGTCCTGGGAGCTGTGTGAGGATGTCCTGCAGGCTAGAAATGCCGACAGTCCAACAGAGGAAGACAAGGCTACCACAGAGACCTCCAAGCTGGACAACAACGACCCACATCAACTAGTAAAGAAGTATGGCGGCTTCATGAAACGCTATGGGGGCTTCATGAAGAAAACGGCAGAACTGTACGGTCCTGAACCCGACGATGTCGACCACGGCAGGGAGATCCTGTTCAAACGCTACGGCGGGTTCATGAAGAAGAGTGGCGAGCCAGAAGACACACTGAGTCTGCTCCGGGAACTGATGAGGAATGTGGATGGCGGCGATGGCGGGGTGGAGAAACGCTACGGAGGCTTTCTCAGGAGCGCTAGACAGAGCTCTGACTTAGAGAATGGTATCCAAGAGCTGCAGAAGCGCTACGGCGGCTTCATGAGGAGGGTGGGCAGGCCCAAGTGGAGGGAGGAGCAGAAACGCTATGGAGGCTTCCTCAACAAGCGAGCctggggggaggaagaggaggacgagatGGAAAAGGAGCGTGTGGAGTTGGAAGATGTTCCTGACGTGGTAGAGAAGAGATACGGAGGCTTCCTGGGATACTGA